The proteins below come from a single Methermicoccus shengliensis DSM 18856 genomic window:
- a CDS encoding RDD family protein gives MKEMEYQGILIRALAYIIDNVILFALFALFHFLVFGTWVRHIPDLNVMFVIHPVCLSFLAVYFIYFIALEGTIGATIGKLVCKIRVKKENWDACGIWEAFVRNILRIVDGLVFYLVGIILIATSDKKQRLGDKIAKTVVLRSD, from the coding sequence ATGAAGGAAATGGAATATCAGGGGATTCTGATAAGAGCACTTGCTTATATCATCGACAATGTAATTCTATTTGCTTTATTTGCCCTATTTCACTTTTTAGTATTTGGTACATGGGTAAGGCATATTCCTGATTTGAATGTAATGTTTGTCATCCATCCTGTCTGTTTGTCCTTCTTGGCAGTCTATTTCATCTATTTTATAGCACTTGAAGGAACAATTGGAGCTACCATCGGGAAATTGGTGTGCAAAATCAGAGTAAAGAAGGAAAACTGGGATGCTTGTGGAATTTGGGAGGCATTTGTTAGGAATATACTTCGAATTGTCGATGGACTTGTTTTTTATTTAGTGGGTATAATTCTGATAGCAACATCTGATAAAAAGCAGAGATTAGGAGATAAAATAGCCAAAACCGTTGTTCTAAGGAGTGATTGA
- a CDS encoding nucleotidyltransferase family protein: MKMGKSLDEIKELLKKHEKELKEKFGVEEIGVFGSYVRGEQKKDSDIDILVEFYPQAEMDLIKFVELEEYLSELLGIKVDLVMKSALKPRIGKQILKEVVYI; encoded by the coding sequence ATGAAGATGGGGAAATCGTTAGATGAAATAAAGGAACTTCTTAAAAAACATGAAAAAGAGTTAAAAGAGAAATTCGGAGTTGAAGAGATCGGTGTGTTTGGCTCCTATGTAAGAGGGGAGCAGAAAAAAGACAGCGATATTGACATCCTCGTTGAATTTTATCCACAGGCGGAGATGGATTTAATAAAATTTGTTGAACTTGAAGAATATTTATCTGAGTTATTGGGAATAAAAGTTGATCTGGTAATGAAATCCGCTCTTAAACCACGTATAGGGAAACAGATATTGAAAGAGGTAGTTTATATATGA
- the hisD gene encoding histidinol dehydrogenase, with the protein MSLEVVHLKSLGSEERRALLERSSSLTEVVPTVRAIIEDVRERGDAALIELTERFDGTSLSEIRVSRDEMERALERVEPEVLDALRTAAKNIERFHALQLEGSEWMHELFPGVRVGVRYTPIESVGAYVPGGRAAYPSTVLMCCIPAKVAGVDRICMCTPPTKSGEVNPYTLAAAHIAGVREVYKVGGAQAIAAMAYGTESIAPVHKIVGPGNVWVTCAKMLVRDVVDIDFPAGPSEVLVIADESADATAIALDLLAQAEHDPSAVCVLITPSERLALEVSERVDELCREEPRSAIIEQALSHARAIVASSIEECIAFSNEFAPEHLEIMTEDPEAVLKHIRSAGSIFLGRYTPVAVGDYASGTNHVLPTAGYARMYSALGTHHFMKLSCVQHLTREGLKAVSDVVCTLARVEGLYAHAHSVERRVER; encoded by the coding sequence CTCTTGGAGAGGAGCAGTTCGCTAACGGAGGTCGTTCCCACTGTCAGGGCCATCATAGAGGACGTCAGAGAGCGGGGAGACGCCGCCCTCATCGAGCTCACAGAGCGCTTCGATGGCACATCGCTCTCTGAGATTCGTGTTTCGAGGGACGAGATGGAGCGCGCCCTCGAGAGGGTGGAGCCAGAGGTGCTCGATGCCCTGCGCACCGCAGCGAAGAACATCGAGAGGTTCCATGCCCTACAGCTCGAGGGCAGCGAGTGGATGCACGAGCTTTTCCCGGGCGTGAGGGTGGGGGTGAGGTACACGCCCATCGAGAGTGTTGGAGCATACGTGCCTGGCGGAAGAGCTGCATACCCATCAACGGTGCTCATGTGCTGCATACCCGCGAAGGTTGCGGGTGTGGACAGGATATGCATGTGCACTCCCCCCACAAAAAGCGGTGAGGTGAACCCATACACGCTGGCGGCAGCCCACATCGCTGGCGTACGCGAGGTGTACAAAGTCGGGGGGGCTCAGGCGATAGCTGCCATGGCATACGGCACCGAGAGCATAGCCCCAGTGCACAAGATAGTGGGTCCGGGCAACGTGTGGGTGACGTGTGCCAAGATGCTCGTGAGGGATGTGGTGGACATAGACTTTCCAGCAGGTCCATCTGAGGTGCTCGTGATTGCCGATGAGAGCGCCGATGCCACCGCCATTGCGCTCGACCTTCTGGCTCAGGCAGAGCACGACCCATCCGCGGTGTGCGTGCTCATCACCCCATCGGAGCGGCTGGCACTCGAGGTCTCTGAAAGGGTGGACGAGCTGTGCCGAGAGGAGCCACGCTCTGCCATCATAGAGCAGGCGCTATCACACGCGAGGGCAATCGTGGCATCCTCCATTGAGGAATGCATCGCGTTTTCCAACGAATTTGCCCCAGAGCACCTCGAAATCATGACAGAGGACCCCGAGGCGGTGCTGAAGCACATACGCAGTGCTGGCTCGATATTTCTTGGGAGATACACCCCCGTGGCGGTGGGGGACTACGCCAGCGGCACCAACCACGTGCTGCCCACCGCCGGGTATGCGAGGATGTACTCGGCGCTTGGCACGCACCACTTCATGAAGCTCTCGTGCGTCCAGCACCTAACACGGGAAGGATTAAAGGCAGTGAGCGATGTGGTGTGCACCCTCGCGAGGGTGGAGGGGCTATATGCCCATGCACACTCGGTGGAGAGGAGGGTGGAGAGGTAG